The sequence CCTTGGATTCATAGTGGATTTCCAGCACATCTCCATCAGGAAGGCCATCGTAATACGCTTGATACTTTTGTTTTACTCTTTTGGAAAAAAGAAAGTTGTTTTTTGACCAATAGGAAGCATAGCCCTCGATGGGTTCGGTGCTCACCCAATAGCTGGCAGCGTATTCTTCGTTTTCACTAATGTATTCCTCGCAGGTGTAGCCAAGGATTTCTTTGGTGTTTCCCGTTTTGGTGAGGTCAAATGCCGCTGAACTGGTCTCATTGTCCATATCGTCCAGTTCCTTGTCTGCAGCATTATCCATCATTTTTGTCCAGTCCATTCCATAGGCCATGTAATTTTTTTCTCCCTTTTCATTTTCCATCAGCAATACGGAAGCATTGTTTTTATGGTCAAAGATCATTACCGTTTTCTCCGCTTTTTGATCTTGGTTTTCCATTTCTATTCCCCAAAAATCGGTATTGGAACTTAAGAAAGACCGAAAGGTCACCGGTTCGATGGCTTTGCCTTTTTCATCCGTGCCTGAGATTATCATGTCGGTGTAGCCGGTAAAGTGGTAACGGTCTTCTGTGGCTGCATTCATGTCAATACTGCTCATGACCTTTCCATAATCGTAATCACCGCCTTCATAGGTTGATGGGGCACCGAAAATTTGTTCAAGGTATTTGTCTGTCTGTTTGCGGGCAGCATTTTCCACTTCATTGGAAACGCGTCGTTCTACGGCATTTTCAACGCCTTCTTGGGCGGCTTTTTTGAGTTTTTTTAAAAACTGTGCTTGAGTGGTCACAGGAAAAAGCAGCATAGCTGAAAGTGCAGCTAAAAGTAATTTATCAGTTCTCATGGCTCGTTAGTTTTATAACTGACCAATTTAAACAAATGCGGGAATAAAAGCCACAGGAAAAAGGTGTATGGGGCCGCAGAATTATTATGGCCGCCTTGGCAATGAGTATAAAAGAAAAGGCAGGCCATTGTGAAAAGGGCCTGCCATGAAAATGGTTGCTGACAATGCTTGATCAAAGCTTATTGCCGCGTAAGAAATCTTGAATTTCCATTCTTTTCTTCCCTTGTAGCTGGAGTTCTTTGATGGAGAGCGCTCCGGCTCCAGTTTGGAAATGTAAGTAGGTTTTGTTGTCGGATGCATATTCACCGGGGGATTTGCCTTTTAGCTCATCGACTATTTCAGTGGCGAAAATCTTGCAGGATTTATCCTGGAGGGTCGTCCAAGCTGCAGGATAAGGGGAGAGGCCTCTCACCAGGTTATGGATTGATCTGGCCGGTTTGCTCCAATCGATTTCGCAGGTTTCTTTAAAGATTTTAGGAGCGTGGTGAAGGGCTTTTGCTTCATCTTGTCCATAAGTATCCACGTCACCTTTGTCGATCGCTTCAATGGTCTTCAACACCAACTTGGACCCTCTGGCCATCAGCTTTTCATACAGGCTGCCAATATTGTCTTGGGGGAGGATGGGCTCTTTTTCTTGATAGATGATGCTTCCGGTGTCGATTTCATGCTTCAGGAAAAAAGTGGTGACGCCGGTCTCCTCTTCGCCATTAATAATGGCCCAATTGATCGGAGCAGCTCCCCGGTAGTCCGGAAGCAGTGAGGCGTGGAGGTTAAAAGTCCCCCTAGGAGGCATGTTCCATACCACTTCTGGCAACATTCGAAAAGCCACTACCACTTGGACATCCGCACGATAACCCTTCAGCTCTTCGATAAATTCAGGTGATTTCAGATTAGTAGGCTGCAAAACAGGGATTTCATGTTTCAGGGCAGCTGCTTTTACCGGCGAAGGAATAAGCTTTTGGCCTCTTCCTTTTGGCTTGTCAGGTGCGGTGATGACCGCTACGACATTCCAGCCGTTTTCCACTAGGATTTCCAAGGAAGGCACTGCAAAATCGGGCGTGCCCATATAAATGATGCGAAGGTCTTTATTCATGGTTGAATCGTTGTACTGTCGGATCGTTAGGTAGTCACTAAACTATGAGGGTGCTAGAACGATGGATAAATTATGGGTAAAGCAAGTACTTTTCTCTCATGGTTTTATACGCTTGCAATGGCTTCTGCCAACCTGCCTTGATTTCGGCCGCTGATTTTCCGGCTAGAATATCCTTCCTCAACTGGTCGGTCCCAGCAAGCTTGTCGAAAAAGCTGTTGAAAAACTGCTGTCCGCCACCCGACTTTTGGTACATTTCCAGGAGGTATTGTAGCGTAAACTGATGGGTGAGCGGTGTTTTTCTGAGATCGGTACCATAACAGGTTTTGCCTTCATGCGGTGGGTGCTTGCTCATGCCATTGATGCTTTCAGGTGTAAAGGTAAATGATCCGTATTTTGGGTCTGGTGCCCCGTATACCTGAAAGGGAAAATAAGTGCCGCGGCCCACGCTGATGTCAGTACCCTCAAAGAAGCATAACGATGGGTATAGTCGTATAGAAACATCATTGGGGAGGTTTGGAGAGGGCTTGACCGGAAGGGAATAATGTTGTTCATGGTTCCAGTTTGCCACAGGAATCACCGTAATGTCGGCCTTCACTTGGTGTTTTAGCCACCCTTCACCATTGATCATAAGGGCGAGCTCTCCCATGGTGAGTCCGTGAACTACCGGGATAGGATGCATGCCCACGAAACTCTGATATGCCGGATCCAAGACAGGCCCATCTATATAGTCTCCATTGGGATTGGGGCGATCCAGGATGATCAGGGGCTTGCCTTGTTCTGCACAAGCTTCCATTACGTAGTGCATGGTGCTGATGTAGGTGTAAAACCGGAGTCCCACGTCCTGAAAATCAAAGATGAGGATGTCAATATCCATCAAGGCTTCTTCAGAAGGCTTTTTGTTGGATCCATAAAGGGAAACCAAAGGGATTCCTGTTTCTTTATCGGTGTCGTTTTTAATCACCTCACCAGCATCTGCATTGCCTCGGAAGCCGTGCTCGGGAACAAATATCTTTTGGACGGCGATGTCGTTCTCAAGTAAAAAATCAACCAAGTGCTGGTTGTTTTTTTGGGTAAGTACACTTGTTTGGTTGGCGACCAATCCCACTTTTTTACCCCTTAAAAGGGGAAGGTATTGCTCAGGCTGATCTGCTCCCGGAAGGATAGGAGAACTTGTCGAAGGGTCATCGGTGGTTGTTTTTGCCAAAAGGGAACCTGAAATAGCGCGGCATCCCAAAAAGGTCGGTAAAAAAATCAGTAGAAGTATTAATTTTAGCTGCTTCATATTAATTTGCATTTGAATCTTAACAAAATAAAACACTTCATTGAACCTTTCCTACTTCATTGCCAAAAGAATTAGTTTTAAAAGGACAGGCGGTTTTACAGGAACCATACACCAGATTGCCGTTGCGAGCATTGCGATTGGCTTGTCCATTTTAATTATTGCATTTTTGATCTTGGGCGGCTTTAAGCAAGTGGTTTCTGATAAGGTGTTTTCGTTTACGGGGCATTACCAAGTGCATAAATTTACTTCCCATAATGCCTATGAGAATTATCCCAGTAGTAAAGACAGCCAATTTTATACCAGTTATGAAGATTATGGCTATATCCGGCATATACAGGATTATGCGTACAAACCTGGCCTGCTGAAAGGAGATGAAGAGGTTCAGGGAGTCGTTCTAAAGGGCGTAAGTGAGGCCTTTGATCAAGAAGCATTTTCCACTTCCATGGTAAAAGGACGCTTTATCCAGTTTGGAAAAAAGGGGGAAGCTTCCAATGAAGTGGTCTTGAGCAGGAATATTGCGGATAAACTGATGCTCACTGTTGGTGATAAGGTGGTCATGTATTTTGTACAGGATCCGCCACGGTACAGGCGGTTCGATATCGTGGGGATTTATGAAACTTATCTTGAGGATTTTGATGATAAGATAATCATCGGGGATATCCAGACCATCCGAAACCTGAATGGCTGGGAGAATGATCAGGTCGGTGGTTTTGAAGTTTTCCTCAAAGACCCAAGGCTGATTGACACAAAAGAAGAAGAACTATATGAAGTGATCGATTACGACCTGAAAGTGGATAAGGTGACCACCATGTTTATCCAGATTTTTGATTGGTTGAAGTTGCTAAACAATAACGTCTATGTGTTTTTGGGACTGATCCTTTTTGTCGCTGCATTCAACATGATCGCGATTTTATTTATCCTGATCATGGAAAGGACGCAAATGATTGGTTTACTAAAAGCAATTGGAAGCACCAATAGGCAAATCCGGGGCATTTTTGTGTGGAATGGTGTGCGGATCATTGGAAGGGGGATGCTTATCGGAAACCTGATAGGATTAGGAATCGCTTGGCTTCAGGACCTCACCCACCTTATTTCCTTGGATCCTGCCAATTATTACATGAGTTATGTGCCCATCCAGTGGAATTGGCCAATCGTTCTGGGGTTGAATGCGTTGATCTTGTTCGTGACGACCTTGGTGCTGTTTATTCCTGCAATGATGATCAGTAATGTCCGCCCGATCAAAGCGATTCGGTTTGATTAGGAAAGTAAAGGAATGATCCGCTTTTATTTGGTGCTTTGGACATGGTACTTCGCGTCTTCTGCGACATTAGCTCTTTTGTAGGGGTTGAAAAGGCTCTTTAGTTTCATATATATAACCCCCATGACCGCTTCCCTAAAGATATTGGTGGACATTTTGGAAACGCCTTTAGTGCGGTCCGTAAAAATAATGGGGATTTCGACGATCTTATAGCCAAGTTTCCAAGCGGTGAATTTCATTTCAATCTGGAAAGCATATCCCACAAACTTGATTTTGTTTAGTTTTATGCCTTCGAGGACGCTTCTGTGATAGCATTTGAACCCTGCCGTGCTGTCTTTGATGGGGAGTCCAGTGATGAACTGCACGTACACACTCGCAAAATACGACATCAGCACCCTGCCCATAGGCCAGTTGACCACGTTTACTCCTTTGATGTACCGCGACCCGATGGCCATATCATTCCCCTTATCTGCACAGGCCTCATAGAGCCGGATCAGGTCTTCAGGATTATGGGAAAAATCAGCATCCATTTCAAAAATATAATCATAACCATGGGCCAGGGCATACTTAAAACCTTCAATGTATGCCGTGCCCAATCCTAACTTCCCCGTTCGCTCGATCAAATGGATGCGGTGAGGGTAGGATACCATGGCGGCTTTGACCAGACCGGCAGTGCCATCCGGTGAATTGTCATCAATGATCAAGACCTCAAACTGTCCGGACAGTTCCATGACGGTATAGAGAATGTCTTGGACATTTTCCTTTTCGTTGTAAGTGGGGATGATGACGAGTTTTCGATGAATCATAATAAGTCCCAAAAATAGAACTTAAAGCGGGTTTTTGTATACTCAATGAAAAAAAATCGGCATCATGGGACGATTTTTGTAAAGGATGCCATTTACTGTATCCTCGTTTTGCCATGACTTTTCATGATGGGGCTGATCCATTGTTCTTCCAGTAGGATACAGAAAGCAAAGAGGATATTGTTTACCTGCATAAATCCAAATTTTCCTTGGCATAATCGCTACCGTTTTGGGCGGCCTTTTGTAAGTCCAGACAGGCTTGGCTGGGATTAAAGTCTATCATGCACATGGCCCTTCTGGCCAATGCTTCATAATGATTAGGATTTTTTTCGACCACATAGTCAAAATCCTCTTTGGCCCATTCGGTCATGCCCATGCGCATATAGGCAAAGCCACGATTGTAATAAGCCTTCAAGTTATCCGGTGCATACATGATGTACATGTTAAACTGGGCAGCAGTAGTCCATGGATCACCGAGGTTCGCTTGGACTATGCCCCTGTAAAAATAGATAGCAGCATTTTTAGGTTCGATTTCCCGTGCTGATTTCAAAAACTCATCGGCCGATTGGTAATGTTCATTTTTGATCATGGCCCGGCCCAGAAGGATCAATAAGTCCACATCTTCAGGCTTTTCTTTTGCTGCCAGCAACAGGTGCTGCTCGGCCAGTTTGTAAGCGCCTTTTTCCCAGTATAACTTTCCTATCCCGGCGTAAGCATTGCCATCTCGTGGCTTGAGCTGGAGGATTCTTTTGTAATCCGTCAAGGCCTCTTCATATTCCTCCAATGCCTCATGGCTCATGGCCCGAAGCTGTAAGGCCTCGACGTCTGACATTTTCATGAACAAGACCCAGTCCAGTTCTGAAATGGCCTTTTCGAATTGTTGGTTTTCAAAATAGCCTCTTGCTTGATTAAAATCGCCTCCGCAAGCGCTAAACATCAACATACATGTGCAAGCTAGTAAAAGTCTCATATCAAAAGGTTTAGTTATAAAACTAATTAAATAGTTTAATTAAGTCAATACCCAAAGCCATTCTTTATCAAAGTTTTTTTGGGATTTCTTGAAGTTTGCACAATCCAATCACGGCAGGCCTTGCGTATATTTTTTTCAAACAACATTAAAGAGCCATGATCAAAAAAATAATTGTTGGTGCTGGCGTCGTGGTCTTACTGCTGATCGCCACGTTAGCCGTTCACATTTATATGGTGACCAGTAACCGTCCCGAAGGGCCAAACTGGGCCATGAGTCAGATTGACTTTAATGAGGATGTGGATTCCTTAAAGTCAGAGGAAATAAAGACAGACCTTTTGAAAGTAGAAGGGATGCGTGATGCACGCATTAACACCAAATCTGATTTTATCATCTTACTCTATGACCGTAAGCAGCATAATCCCCACGACTTGGTGACACAGGTAAATGCTGATTTTGGGTTACGCGCTTCACTTTTCCAGCCCAGTGAGGACCAATTGGCCGCCAGTTGTCCTGCTATCAATAAAAACTCCCTCACCTATAAATTGGGAAACTATTTCGAAAAAGTATTTACAAACTAATCATTTTCACATAAACCTTTAGAAAACATGAAAAGACTCAATCAATTTTCAGTATTGCTACTGCTTATGACGGCAGTGGTTTTCTGGTCTTGCAACGATAAAGATGACATGGACCAGATCAAAGAGATGGATGATTCATTTTACGCTACCAAACTGGGTGGAGAAATGATGGTAGCTGATCCCTCAAATGACGGTCAAATGATCGAGCAAGGGTACCTTAATTTACGTACCATTGTGACCGGGACAGTGTTGAAAATAGCCTCAGAAGACAAATATGCTGAGCTTCGTCCTTATTTTAATGTATTGCTAGCAGAAGTAGGAGCTGATGACATGTCCGGGTTCAATGCATTGGTAAAGGATTTTACGGATCTATTGGCAGAATCCACAGGAGCCAAAAATTTCACTTATTCTGGCATGAGCATGGCTGATGCCCACAACCCCGAGGCAAATGACCGAATGAATGGCATGATCGATAATGAAGATTTTGATCTGTTTGTGGAGGCTGTGGTAGAAGTAGCCACCGATGCAGGCTTTGGTGACCAAGAGATCTTGGGTCCGGTAGGACAGCTGTTGGAAGGCACCAGGGATGCGATCGTACAGCGTGAAGATGGTACCATGATCGATCTTTACACGAGATTAGGAGGGACCGTAATGGTGGAAGATGCTGACGGTAACATGGAAGAAGCAGGGTACCTGCCGCTTAAAGCAGTCGTTACCGAAACAGTACTTTTAGTAGCCAGTGATCCGGAATTTGCGGACTTGAAGCCTTACTTCCCTGTTTTGCTGGCTGAAGTAGGAGCAGGGGATATGTCAGGATTTAATACTTTGGTGGAGAATTTCAGTGATCTACTGGCGCAGTCCATAGGTTCTACCAATTACATGTATGAAGGCATGAACATGGCAGATGCTCACAATCCTGATGTGAACCCTAGAATGACCGGTAAGATCACCTCTGCAGATTATGATTTGTTTATCCAAGCAGTGGTAAAAGCAGCTACCAATAAAGGGGTGCCGGAATCTGTTATCGCAGAATTTGGGGCATTATTGACCAGTGAAGGGCTTAAAGGAGCGATTGTCCAAGGATAATTCCAGGGATCAGAGCGGTTTAGACAGCCTTGGTTTATGATCATGAAAAAGGCTTTCCAGTTGGGGAAAGCCTTTTTTTGTGCTTATGGTCCATTTTATTTATAAGACTCCTTTGGTACTGGGAAGCTGGTTAAGCGCAGCAATATCCCTTTTTACGGCCATCTTGATGGCACGTGCGAGACCTTTAAAGATAGCCTCGATTTTATGGTGTTCATTGGCTCCTTCCGCTTTGATGTTGAGGTTACACTTTGCGGTGTCACTGAAGGATTTGAAGAAGTGGTAAAACATTTCTGTGGGCATATCGCCAATTTTTTCCCTGTTGAACTCGGCTTCCCACATCATCCAAGGACGTCCGCCAAAGTCTATGGCCACTTGGGCCAGTACATCATCCATAGGCAGTAAAAAGCCGTATCGGTAAATGCCCTTTTTGTCTCCCAAGGCCTTCAGGTAAGCTTCTCCCAGGGCCAAAGCGGTATCTTCGATGGTGTGGTGCTCATCGATGTGCAGGTCGCCATTGACCTTGATGTCCAGGTCGGTGCCGCCATGCTTGCCCAGCTGCTCCAGCATGTGATCAAAGAATGGTAGTCCGGTATCGATCTGACATTTTCCTGATCCATCCAAATTAACCATGATTTCAATCTGGGTTTCCGAAGTGCTTCTTTTAACCTGCCCTATTCGAGAAGGAAGTCGCAGGAATTCGTAGATTTCATCCCATGAAGTGGTACTTAAGGCGGCACCTTCAGCGGCTTCTTCTCCGATGAAAATGGCTTGCGTTCCTAGATTTTTGGCCAGTTGGACATCCGTTTTGCGGTCGCCGATGACGAAGGAATGGGCAAGGTCATAGTCTCCTTTCAGGTAGTCGGTAAGCAGACCTGTCCGTGGTTTGCGGGTAGGTGCATTTTCATGCTCAAATGTCTTGTCAATATGAATGGCAGAAAAAACCACTCCTTCCTCTTCCAATGTTTTGAGCATTTTGTATTGGGCAGGCCAAAAGGTGTCTTCGGGAAAAGAATCGGTGCCCAAGCCATCTTGGTTGGTCACCATCACCAGTTCGTAATCTGTTTCTTCAGCGATCTTTCTGAGGTTGGAAATGGCCTTTGGATAGAATTCCAGCTTTTCCAAGCTATCCACTTGATAATCTACTGGTGGCTCCTTAATGATGGTGCCGTCGCGATCTATAAAGAGTACTTTTTTCATGGTTGTAATGTTGTAGAACTGTTAATTGGTTAAGTTGAAGGAGCAGTCAAGGTGCTTTTGAGTGACCAGTGATGGCATTGATCAGGATAGGCTAGTCGCAATAAATTCCGATAGCTTTCCGATCAATTGATCATTTTCCTCTCTTGTGCCCACTGAGATTCTTAGGCATTGGTCACAGAGCACTACCTTCGAGCGGTCCCTGACGATGATTTGCTGTTCGATCAAATGGTCGTAGGTTTCCTTTGCTGCGGGCACTTCCACCAAGACAAAATTAGCGTGTGTAGGATGGATTTTTTTTATGCCGTCCATTTTGCTGAGTGCGTGCAGCAGGTAATCCCGTTCTTGAAGCATTTCCTTTACCATCTGTTTCATTTTGGAGGTGTCCTGAAGGGCTTTTAGTACGGTTTCCTGGGTCAGTCCACTGATGTTATAGGGTGGTTTGATCTTATTGAGAATCCGAATGATCGGCAAGGATGCAAAGGCCATTCCCAGCCTAAGCGCAGCCAATCCCCATGCTTTGGAAAAGGTCTGCATGACCAGCAGGTTAGGGTGCTGGGGCAGTTCCGCTGTGAAGCTCGGTTCATCACTAAAGTCAATATATGCCTCATCTACCACCACCAAGCCATCAAATCCTACTATGATCTTCAGGATATCTTTTCTTCTGACCTT comes from Echinicola vietnamensis DSM 17526 and encodes:
- the hisB gene encoding bifunctional histidinol-phosphatase/imidazoleglycerol-phosphate dehydratase HisB, with the protein product MKKVLFIDRDGTIIKEPPVDYQVDSLEKLEFYPKAISNLRKIAEETDYELVMVTNQDGLGTDSFPEDTFWPAQYKMLKTLEEEGVVFSAIHIDKTFEHENAPTRKPRTGLLTDYLKGDYDLAHSFVIGDRKTDVQLAKNLGTQAIFIGEEAAEGAALSTTSWDEIYEFLRLPSRIGQVKRSTSETQIEIMVNLDGSGKCQIDTGLPFFDHMLEQLGKHGGTDLDIKVNGDLHIDEHHTIEDTALALGEAYLKALGDKKGIYRYGFLLPMDDVLAQVAIDFGGRPWMMWEAEFNREKIGDMPTEMFYHFFKSFSDTAKCNLNIKAEGANEHHKIEAIFKGLARAIKMAVKRDIAALNQLPSTKGVL
- a CDS encoding ABC transporter permease, which produces MNLSYFIAKRISFKRTGGFTGTIHQIAVASIAIGLSILIIAFLILGGFKQVVSDKVFSFTGHYQVHKFTSHNAYENYPSSKDSQFYTSYEDYGYIRHIQDYAYKPGLLKGDEEVQGVVLKGVSEAFDQEAFSTSMVKGRFIQFGKKGEASNEVVLSRNIADKLMLTVGDKVVMYFVQDPPRYRRFDIVGIYETYLEDFDDKIIIGDIQTIRNLNGWENDQVGGFEVFLKDPRLIDTKEEELYEVIDYDLKVDKVTTMFIQIFDWLKLLNNNVYVFLGLILFVAAFNMIAILFILIMERTQMIGLLKAIGSTNRQIRGIFVWNGVRIIGRGMLIGNLIGLGIAWLQDLTHLISLDPANYYMSYVPIQWNWPIVLGLNALILFVTTLVLFIPAMMISNVRPIKAIRFD
- a CDS encoding exo-beta-N-acetylmuramidase NamZ family protein, whose translation is MKQLKLILLLIFLPTFLGCRAISGSLLAKTTTDDPSTSSPILPGADQPEQYLPLLRGKKVGLVANQTSVLTQKNNQHLVDFLLENDIAVQKIFVPEHGFRGNADAGEVIKNDTDKETGIPLVSLYGSNKKPSEEALMDIDILIFDFQDVGLRFYTYISTMHYVMEACAEQGKPLIILDRPNPNGDYIDGPVLDPAYQSFVGMHPIPVVHGLTMGELALMINGEGWLKHQVKADITVIPVANWNHEQHYSLPVKPSPNLPNDVSIRLYPSLCFFEGTDISVGRGTYFPFQVYGAPDPKYGSFTFTPESINGMSKHPPHEGKTCYGTDLRKTPLTHQFTLQYLLEMYQKSGGGQQFFNSFFDKLAGTDQLRKDILAGKSAAEIKAGWQKPLQAYKTMREKYLLYP
- the hisC gene encoding histidinol-phosphate transaminase is translated as MAFDLNKLLRPHIAQLKPYSSARDEYTGKEGVFLDANENPFGSITAESFNRYPDPYQHALKEKISAIKQVPVEQIFIGNGSDEAIDLLMRAFCRPGKDNIIILPPTYGMYEVSADINDISIKRVNLSADFQLRPDAILEAVDENTKIIFICSPNNPSGNKVRRKDILKIIVGFDGLVVVDEAYIDFSDEPSFTAELPQHPNLLVMQTFSKAWGLAALRLGMAFASLPIIRILNKIKPPYNISGLTQETVLKALQDTSKMKQMVKEMLQERDYLLHALSKMDGIKKIHPTHANFVLVEVPAAKETYDHLIEQQIIVRDRSKVVLCDQCLRISVGTREENDQLIGKLSEFIATSLS
- a CDS encoding polyprenol monophosphomannose synthase, with the translated sequence MIHRKLVIIPTYNEKENVQDILYTVMELSGQFEVLIIDDNSPDGTAGLVKAAMVSYPHRIHLIERTGKLGLGTAYIEGFKYALAHGYDYIFEMDADFSHNPEDLIRLYEACADKGNDMAIGSRYIKGVNVVNWPMGRVLMSYFASVYVQFITGLPIKDSTAGFKCYHRSVLEGIKLNKIKFVGYAFQIEMKFTAWKLGYKIVEIPIIFTDRTKGVSKMSTNIFREAVMGVIYMKLKSLFNPYKRANVAEDAKYHVQSTK
- a CDS encoding tetratricopeptide repeat protein, with product MRLLLACTCMLMFSACGGDFNQARGYFENQQFEKAISELDWVLFMKMSDVEALQLRAMSHEALEEYEEALTDYKRILQLKPRDGNAYAGIGKLYWEKGAYKLAEQHLLLAAKEKPEDVDLLILLGRAMIKNEHYQSADEFLKSAREIEPKNAAIYFYRGIVQANLGDPWTTAAQFNMYIMYAPDNLKAYYNRGFAYMRMGMTEWAKEDFDYVVEKNPNHYEALARRAMCMIDFNPSQACLDLQKAAQNGSDYAKENLDLCR
- the fmt gene encoding methionyl-tRNA formyltransferase, with translation MNKDLRIIYMGTPDFAVPSLEILVENGWNVVAVITAPDKPKGRGQKLIPSPVKAAALKHEIPVLQPTNLKSPEFIEELKGYRADVQVVVAFRMLPEVVWNMPPRGTFNLHASLLPDYRGAAPINWAIINGEEETGVTTFFLKHEIDTGSIIYQEKEPILPQDNIGSLYEKLMARGSKLVLKTIEAIDKGDVDTYGQDEAKALHHAPKIFKETCEIDWSKPARSIHNLVRGLSPYPAAWTTLQDKSCKIFATEIVDELKGKSPGEYASDNKTYLHFQTGAGALSIKELQLQGKKRMEIQDFLRGNKL
- a CDS encoding DUF4412 domain-containing protein, coding for MRTDKLLLAALSAMLLFPVTTQAQFLKKLKKAAQEGVENAVERRVSNEVENAARKQTDKYLEQIFGAPSTYEGGDYDYGKVMSSIDMNAATEDRYHFTGYTDMIISGTDEKGKAIEPVTFRSFLSSNTDFWGIEMENQDQKAEKTVMIFDHKNNASVLLMENEKGEKNYMAYGMDWTKMMDNAADKELDDMDNETSSAAFDLTKTGNTKEILGYTCEEYISENEEYAASYWVSTEPIEGYASYWSKNNFLFSKRVKQKYQAYYDGLPDGDVLEIHYESKEDKSITDMVITTINTTEQFEFEMAEYSNAMEGQ